In Glycine max cultivar Williams 82 chromosome 4, Glycine_max_v4.0, whole genome shotgun sequence, the genomic stretch CACAAAGGCTGGTTTGGTAAATGGCAAAAGCAAAAGCCATTGTGAAACTGTGAAAGTAATGATATTATGATCATCTTTGACTTTTAGccaccaaataaaaaatgaagcatCTAAACCTCACTAATATCCCTTGTCGTGGAGAATAACCGATCCGAAGACCGTTCCCCGACATCATCCTTAATCGAGCGTGGCCGAGAAAACCACCACCTCACGTGAGGACTGGTGCTGTTTCTTGTCACGTGAGGGCTGAGGCTGCTACCAAGGCTCCTTGCCCTGTAACCCCTCCTTCCACTATTCTCGCGCGTGAACGTCACGCTCACGCCGCAACTCTTGGTGCGACTCAGCATAAGCTCGTTCCGCACTTCCTCAGGCAAACGCAGCGTAAACCGTTCACAATTCTCCCCGGGTTGAACCAGCGAGTGCCCCGTCGAGTGAGACCGCGGAAACCAACTCGCGATACTAAGACCCGTTGACCATGGTCGCGGCGGTGTACGGTTCTGACTAAGCAAATCAGCACCCACGGTTTCGGGTCGGGTTGATGAGGTTAAAACGGGCTGCTCCGGATCCGGGTTTTGGATAGGAGCAGAACACCGGTCATCGGGTTTGGAAGTAAGATTGGCGCGACAGACGGGGCAAGTGGAGTGGTTTGCGAGCCACGCGTCGATGCAGTCGGAGTGGAACACGTGGCTGCAGTTGGGGATGAAACGTAGCGTTTCATCCTCCTCGAACTCGTTTAGGCACACGGCGCATTCTAGCGTGGCGCGCCCTATCTTGAGGCTCTTCACGGTGGAGTACACGAACGTCGGGAACGTTTCGATGACTTCGCGGCCGAGGCCGCGTTGCCGGCGCGAGATCAAGATGGAGAGGTCGAACCTCCCTCCCATCCTGCGCTCCGCGCACTGGCGCGTGTACACGGAGAGGAACCCTAGGATGAAGAACACCACCACCAGGATCAGCAGAACGATGGCCATGGATTTGTCGAACTTCAGCCTCGTAAAGCGGTCCTGCTGCGGCGGCGGCGTCAGCGTGTTCGGAGGCTGCGCGGTGGCCTGCGGCGGAAATTCCGTGAggagaaagaaatagaaaagaaaaagaaggtcaTGGTGGAAAATGGAGTGTGTGAAAGTGGTCATTAGGGTTCAGGTGTACAAGCAAAGAATTTGGATGGTTTTGGTCTTAATTAATAATAGCCACCCACCGTACATGCATActcattgttttcttttgactctggtaattaatatttaatgatatggCTGTTACAAAAAAAGCAGTAGCGTAAGGCACTGGGGCGTTTTGGATAATGGTGGCgaaggaaaaaaagagggtGGTTAAAGTATTCAACTTCTTTGGAATTGGGTCGTGCTATGATTTTATTCTACtatttggttttggggtttgaAGGAGTCGCCATAGACTTTGCTTCCTGAGGTAGCTTAATTGCTTGCTTGCAGCTTCATTGGGACGGAAATTTTCCTAAAGAGGATATATAAAGCTTTTATTTTAGGTAGGTATTgaaaaaagaattcaaaactttcttaattattagtagtactgtttttgtttttgtgataatttatgtttttcttgaTTTGAGAATACATATTTATTTCTGTTCCTCACCGACCCCTCCCTTCCGACCAAATAAACCTCGGTCAATTGTTGTCTTAGCGTTGTGTTCTAAAATCTTCTGTTCGATTACGtcagaaggaagaaaaaaaacaaataatcctCGAGGGATGATTTTGAGATTTTACTGGATACTGGATAGTGGATAGGAATCTATGACTTGATTTATatcgaaatttaaaaaattggattaaaattcttaaaaatctatttagttaaaaaaataatgcgaCTAGTTTCCAACGAAATAAAGTGCCTATTATGGGGCAGTTTCTCAAAGCATAAGTGGTCACTCTATGCACATAAACAAAGATCAAACCTGCATCGTATGATTAAAAGCCAACCAAAATTACTTGTAACTTATATCACATCTTACGtgctaaaaacattttaatttaaataatatatatatataataacttagCATCAAAGTCACTGGATGTAAATCAAAgatttgaaataaatatattaatccattgtattaattaacatatatacTATAGAATTAGAGGTAGTTAATtacgaaaaaaaattcattggtttggtgattttaataaattattagtttttattcctCAATAAGACTCTGATTTCGcttccaaataaataaataaaacagacTCTAATTTCTcttccaaataaataaataagagaattgTGAGTGATTTCATATATTAGAGATTTTTCAAAGGTATTATATATGAGCATGTGAATACTTCAAGCTTAATTTTGGGGGAATTCTAATGAGCCACCACGGCTTTCATTGAAAAGTGAAACCTGCATACACCTACACAAATATTTTGATGTCAAAGTCAAAAAGTGTAAGAAATACATAAAATGAGTTTTGATCCATACTTGTAAACATGAAATTGAAGCAAGCAAGTTATCGACTAAAAGTAATCGAAGATTATGAGTGATAACTGGAGCTCGCCCTCCTTATCTAGTGTGTCCAAATCTCCATCAAGCAATTCAACACTCTgaattttgtaagaaaaaacgGTTTCTTCATTGAGGTTTCCATTGAAAACACACTAACATTTGAATATGGACACCCGTCAACCAAAGGAATATCTCAATATCTCATAGCAAATTCCAAATAAATTAATCGGTAGAAGTACGTAAGGAAAGTACATATTATTATAGTCTTATATGCGTCTTACACTCGTTTCTCTCGTATTCTCAATGTTCTCATAGTCAAGCCACCAAATAAAAGTAAGCATTCTAGCTAAGATAGTTAaagttttcattaaatttaaaacctaatttttaaaaggttaatCAGTAGTAGTGTCAtcttcatatataaaaattcaattatttatataaagaattatataattttgtaatttattaatccattaattcttatatattaaattaatttgagtaCACTCGTTGCTAAAAGTGAAACTCTTTCTTAATCTACCTTTGTCAATGTCTCATATAACTTACCTTAATTATATgtcatttaatttgtattttgaaaaatactatttcttaaatttaattaatccgTTGTCAGTactaaaaaccaaaaaactatGGAAAACTGGAAttggaagaaagaaatgaaatacagtgctaaaataaaataataaacccaACTTTAGCAGTCCAAGCCCAATAGTATTAATCGAACTACTTCATGAAGCCCAGTATAGTGAATCAGACGCAGAGCCCAAATAAGTGTGATATTATTAGGAGAGTTACTATTGGCCTCATGATAATTATTCCTAGCCCCTTCAAAGGGGTTgatacttttttatttcaaaaacacCCTTCCCATGGAATCACGATTTTGCTACACAAAACACACAACGGAATCATGATTCCGTTACGCACCAATTTTCACACCCTTATTCTCAACGGAATCACAATTCCATTGTATTCATATACAATGGAATTACGTTTCCATTTTTTGAGCCttaaacataacaaataaatcatgatttctgTTATTATATTTTGCGGCATCCCCCTTAACACAATGATATCATGATTCAAttgtggataatttttttatcatattggAATTGTGAttctattataataaaaaaaattatccacaaCAGAATCGTGATTCCATTGggataaaaaaagagaagaaaaacacaTTTGTGTGAAGCTTAAATGTGTCTTTTTATTGAATACTGCAACACTGCATTTATTGTCCATTTATTGGCTGAGACTGCTTTTTTTCTGAGATGTATTGATTGAACACCACTTTTTCCAATACACAATTACTAAacaataatcatttttcttgaTATGCATACCAACCGTATTAAATATAGACACAATTTAAACCATTTATGTTTTTGGTGCTATCTCAACTATTGATATGGTATAGGTCATGAGAGAACAATAGATCATCTAATATAAACATTAGTAGAGATTTGATGCAACTCAACATCTTTACTTGATATTCATTATATTGCTTAAAACATGGAGAGTGTATCTGTTCTTGTGTATTGCAATGATGACATAATTTTATCATCTGAAGGGATATTGTGTGAATGTCCTAGTGGTCCTCAAGTCATCACAATAAGTGATCACATGTCGCTAGATGTCTTAAGGAATACAATTATTGACGCCATCGGATGTTACAAagttttagttgattttttttaccgtCAACCAATTTACGTCAATGATGGTTGTGTTGAATAAGAGTTTATGAAGCTTAAACCCGACAATGATATaggaaaaatgtttttcatcttttcgGACTTTAGTAGCAAAGGTCTAGCAAGCTTTGCATGGGATCTGAAGCCATCTAGAATCGATCCTAcaagaaaaaattcaattagtaaatattttttaagtgacaATTCAGGAAAGAAGATTAACAAAATCCATTTTGATTTATCTGGCAAGAGTAGTTTCTCACCTAGTACATACTCTGTCAGTAGCTGCCCAAGGGGTAGATGTACAGGAGGATGTGGTGGCTCTCCCTCCTTTGGCGGAATGACATATGGGTAGGAAACCTGATAAAACCAAGGTAGATAGTTAGGGATACAAGCCCAAGGACCCCTAGGTGACACAAAATCTCTAGTGGAATAACATGTTGTTGCtatggcgtccctaaataatgactggtttaatagtaataaattaaatagcagaaaccatgggaaatttttttttccgcACGGTTATTTATTTCAcgataattaatttcaaaaagaaaattatcactatagagtcctgagtggccagttcacaactctattcggattcatttctttctgatcacttataacctccaaactattttctttttcagaaaaaaatatcaGCCATCATTTTGGGTCGTCACGTGAGAAATAATAAGGtgcggtcgataaactcttttcaaataaagttcgttaacatttctttttcaaataataagataaaacataattgttttcatcatcaaaaactgtccagagcaaaggtaacaactgtggtggcttcagccacaataaACATCAGGGAGcgggtcctcatcatcctctggTAAGTCAGGGGCATCCATAGCAGGTTCAGGAGataactcctctgggtcctcttcaagatcctctttagaggatgacacctctatcaatTGAGCAGGctcaactagtcgatatggagtaggcgtaggtagtatccactccacaggttGCTGAAGTGTGCGTGCGGGTTGCTCCGGATGTACTAGcgaagtagcagtgagtcgaacTGTACCACGGAAttggcacctctcattgccttcaagggtctcccaaacaccctctaggcactccatcacgacgcgatcatggatcaactgcgctgccatcgcgatctacaagagataaaagaaaggggggtagactctttcacaagaaatctaactacacaggtaacaatacaatgcgtcccataacggctacgcactgacaaaatgtctttttcaagagatttcctctctggtaatcgattaccaaagtatgtaatcgattacgagtgcCCAAAAATGAATTACAACAGCTGTTGCACATTGGAACTTAAAatttacattgtgtaatcgattacacataaatggtaatcgattaccagcaacatataacattgtgtaatcgattacacacaaatggtaatcgattaccagcagctacTGCACGTtctgtttcaatttttaaaccctataatcgattacacaatgtcttgtaatcgattaccagagggaatTTTTCAGATAAAAACACAAGATAGatagctggccagccgccacacaagcctTCCTGCTTCGTGGACTTTTGTtcctttattggttgactgccaggagctagCCTGCTGAGGTACGCcacaggttctcactggctgactatgcccgggttgggtcgggattggccaagcttggttttgggcaatagcaccccacctgacgtccccaaggtctcatGACCCTCGCGACATATCCTCAGGTACCACTCTATGGTCAACTAATAAAAGTTGGAAAACTGACTCTTCCACACTTTCTCACACAGGGCTTATTGGGTTATGgggcacccgtcatatgtggtactaggtggcgatcagGTGATGGCGCAAAACAAATATCTCATTTCCACAAGCCCAGGCATAAgcacaccatccccagttgcccacctttaaaTTAAGCTCACGTACACGTACGTAGCTCTTCTCCTCGTTCCTCTCCGCatcgggtccccatcaacccctccaaacATTCACAATGTCAAATCAATTCAATTCTATTTGACATGAAACTACCTTGGAAAAAAATAGAGTGGAGGCAGAAATCTTTACACAAGATTCATTCGAATTCCACAGAGTTTTTCCTACCAACATACCTCAGTAAAATCCTCATCCCtgattcgttaaccattggatcgcctTGAAAATTTAACTGGGGGTTCCTAATACAGAAATCTAcgttttgaccgttgggatctactaaaGAATGTCTAGAACACGAGATATAGTACCTTTCCCGTGACAGCAAAAACTAGCACTGAACAACTAGTTTTTTTTCTACATAATTGGCAGATTTGCTGCATGATTGGGCAGCTTTTCTGCATAATTTTGCAGATTTTCAAAATCTAGCTTACATGCATCCAATTCCattcaaattggatcctacaagtcctaaaccatgtataaatcatgttcaagccaaaaacaaacttcaaaccAAGCTAAAGCAAAttataggtatccaaaacccaccaaatttagtgaattttcaaggtttgaaaggtgaaaatgaaaattgggtgattttggggtaaactctcatcttcatcaagtctataacattgaattagacttgctcaaactaattttaaggtaaaatctccacctattcaaaatttgacctctcaacactcaatttacattataaatggcttttttctttcacatttgccactaattttcctcatttgctctgaccaagctttcctacaagtcctaattgacattctaaactagaatcaactcactttaaACTCAAATTTCCACTAACACCAAATTTGGCTTTCTAaacctcaaaatctcacacttttccacctacaacactatcattctcacatttaactctaagctaactctccccatcctctctaccagttttctatctACATTTTAAGCACACATATATCTCAAAACATCATTATTGAACCCTAAATCAACATGGGCAATTTTGCTTACattaaacatgtcaagtttagcatcATTACAACAATTTCCTTCACAAACAACTACCCTAAAGcaataacctagtagaactacccattatAGCTCCCAAGAACCCAACACCCACAGATTTCAAGTGAGGAGAAGTCCACCCTTTCCTGAAATTGAAGGTCCCACGAGGTAGAGGTAGGCTCCTAGACTCCAAAAACAGTTTTATCTTGCAATTTGGTGTGGAAATGAAGGGGGATTTGAAGCTTGAAGAGAGACAACAATGGtggtgaagaaaatgaaaaagaaacgtggaggaagaaaaagagagttGTGTTGGAAGTTtttggagaaagagagagaatatttggcttttaaaatggtttttcttttctttttcattttctttttaaaaacaatttcacatgtcattttttaataggagcaaaaagggcccacctttATTTGAATTGACCACATACTCAgccataaaagaagaaaaaaattggacctttttggatgctgaaatcctgcctcggtttgcatgtCGCCTCTCCGGTTCCAGTTCTttgcgtttctctgcacccgtcggggcccattttcaaaggtaggcaatatatatatcaaaatgctcagaataagaccctgagcgtggttcagaggttggttttgtttaattataagttgtacgcaaaacgataatttttagactaattaattgcgaattaatctataaccgTCTAGTTATGGgttactcttcgttaattagtctaacccacGTATTTctcccccaatgtacatacttctaccaagaatatatatatataatcatttaaatgtaatacttacaaaattccgggtagaaattccaggatgtcacagttGCCACTTCGCCCACACCATATCAAAAGCCTTATACGTGAGACGCTACGGTGGATGACGTGGGATGTGTTGAACATGACCAAACTACCTCAGCACCCACTCTAGAAGATAGGACCACACGTATGTCCCTCACTTAATGAAGCCAAGTAAAAGGGTATGCTAGGGGACAACATTCATCTCGAGTTCATCCAGCTTCTCCCTAATCGGATGAGTCTGCCCAGTGCCTTGTGTTGGCTTCCATATGTTGGCTACTAGGTCATCCAAAGCACCAGTCTTAGGctcgaaatagacaacagtggACAAATGCACAAACACCCAAGACTATAAAAAacattatcaaaaaaattagttacaataataaagaaaataaaaatacaaataatcacaattaaaCAATTATTTGCTAACCATGACTAACGTCATGTAACCTCTAACTTGCTTGCTGGTGTATTAGCTCGCATAGGAGAGATGGTTGTATAGGTACGCCAGTGCAGTGAATCCCCAAGTGTATTGGTGGCAGTCATCTAGGTTATTGAGGTAAAAGAGGTAGATGATGTGGACGTGAGTCGAGGATTGGTCGTCAAATACCGTAATGTCGACCAAGTGCAAAAGATAAGTTGTGGTAGCCCACATGTACGATCTTGACTGGACGTACAGGTGATATAGGTTTGTTAGTCATGTCAACCTAACCCTGGCACCTACGGTGGTCGCCACTATAGCCCCTTCCTCTATCGGAATGCCAAGGCAAGTCATGAGCATAATTTTACTGCCTCTTTACTGAAGGTTTAGGGGACATGATTAATGGGTCTTCCTATCACAAGTAGGGGCAAGAGACATGACACATCATTCAAAGTGATGGTCATCTCTTCAACAAGCAGGTGGAAGGACGAGGTTTTCTgttgccacctctccacaaggACATTCATGAAGCCCTTGTTTGCAATAGTGTACCGTGTCGTAATTGCAACACATAAGCCCTCATCATCGGCTCAATAGGAAGTGGTAAGATCTGGCCACCGTGGCTAACGAGCTTCATCTTTGGTCGTGGATGTTGAATCCATACATGATCAACACAATGGTTCCTATAAGATTGGATCAATGACAAATCAATTGGACCTCCTCCAAATGGAGGTCCAATGATCCTGTCAGATAGGCGTGCCTCTGCCTGTGGCTCTGTGTTTGGCTTTGGCTCTGTCGACGGATGTCATCGGCCGCATGCTGATGCAGTTAGCCTTCAATGCCTCTCTCTAGAATCATCCCCTTCATGTGAGGGGCCCTGGCCTTCATGAGAGAGATCACGTCGAGCCACTATGAAGCATGTTTGGTTCGAGCCATATGAAATTATAGGAAAAATAGTtaaactattaataaaaaataacaaaaagtaaaataataaattaattattgaaaataataacaaaataaaaaaaacttatataaccAAAACGGAATCATGATCCGGTTATGGGTTTTCCCAAAAATCACAACAGAATCACTTTTGTCGGAACACATAACGAGATTGAGATTCCGTTGTGAGTTTTGCCAAAACACACAACGGAATCATGATTTCGTTTGTGGtattcaaaaccaaaataaagtaACGGAATTGTGATTCCATTGTAGAGAAATCTACAATGAAATCCTGATTTCATTGAATACAAACCCCcccaaaatatatcaaaatcagAGGAGGAAGGGAAAGAGGGAAGAGAGAAGgatgagaaaattttaaaattggggATAGAAGGATAATTTCAAGGAAAAATAGAGACCAATAACAATTTGTGTAGAACCAATAATATATTGTTATTATCatataatgaaaaaacaaaactcaatattaaattaatccAACCAACCAAAATTATTATTGGCTCCAAGAGGTCCAGTTCAGTGAATCACATAGACCAAATGAAAGTGTGAGATTATcatataacaataacaataatatgaaacatccattttgagaagataaaaaaatggaaaaaaaaaacttattgaagaaaatgttcttaaatgatattttgtcctttttttcaATCAGTATCATTAACTAGTAATGTTGATTgtattattattgattataaTATTGTACAATGTAGtatgaaatttaaaacatcTTATTGTCTAGTGTCtaggaaattaataaaatttcacttaaattttgTATCTAAATCTTTTTTGGTATAGCGATACCTATAATTTTAAAGGAAGAATCATTGCCCATCAAAACATGACCCTTGGACtgagttttaattggtatttggACTCAGTTTCATTTATTGAAAAGAAGTCCTGATTAGGACACATACGTAACTTACAACCAGAGTAAAAAATCCAATCCTCGCTTGGATTGTTATCATTGTAAGAAACTATAAAATGTTCTTTATCGCTGCAAATATCTTTTGCGACATTGACTTGTCCAGCGATTCAAGGTTGTTTACCTTTATGATTAACAATTGTCTTATTCTTGTTTCGCAACTTGTAAAAGACAACTATAACTCTTTCTGTTACAATACATGCAAATTTATCCTGTACTGATATATAAGCCAAAATATATAATCTCACACACATTAAGAGAGTGAGTTCAATTCacttaattatattgatttcacataaaaactaaattacactttctaaactacccttaataatatttattggaaATAGTAGCCAGATTTATTTATCTTGTTGGCTATTTGTTCACCTAGCCAGGGA encodes the following:
- the LOC100815936 gene encoding RING-H2 finger protein ATL38; translation: MTTFTHSIFHHDLLFLFYFFLLTEFPPQATAQPPNTLTPPPQQDRFTRLKFDKSMAIVLLILVVVFFILGFLSVYTRQCAERRMGGRFDLSILISRRQRGLGREVIETFPTFVYSTVKSLKIGRATLECAVCLNEFEEDETLRFIPNCSHVFHSDCIDAWLANHSTCPVCRANLTSKPDDRCSAPIQNPDPEQPVLTSSTRPETVGADLLSQNRTPPRPWSTGLSIASWFPRSHSTGHSLVQPGENCERFTLRLPEEVRNELMLSRTKSCGVSVTFTRENSGRRGYRARSLGSSLSPHVTRNSTSPHVRWWFSRPRSIKDDVGERSSDRLFSTTRDISEV